The proteins below are encoded in one region of Reichenbachiella sp. 5M10:
- a CDS encoding helix-turn-helix domain-containing protein, whose amino-acid sequence METKSWKSIKDDVYGVEGTTRRDQLEREASSFSVGLLLRKAREDKHLTQEQLGELVNKKRTYISRVENDGSNLTLKTLYDIVEKGLGGKVTISIDV is encoded by the coding sequence ATGGAAACTAAATCGTGGAAATCAATCAAAGATGACGTCTATGGAGTCGAAGGAACAACAAGACGTGACCAGTTGGAACGAGAAGCCTCAAGTTTCTCTGTTGGACTGCTTTTAAGAAAAGCCCGAGAAGACAAACACCTGACTCAAGAACAACTAGGAGAACTCGTTAACAAGAAAAGAACCTACATTTCAAGAGTTGAAAACGACGGAAGTAACTTAACACTCAAGACTCTCTATGATATCGTAGAAAAAGGTCTTGGCGGCAAAGTGACGATCAGTATTGACGTTTAA
- a CDS encoding T9SS type A sorting domain-containing protein, with protein sequence MRAILLGIFMCCTIGTASSQIINTLAPAFPGAEGHGRFTTGGRGGEVIYVTNLDDSGDGSLREAIKQSGPRTVVFAVSGIIELQSALKITNGDLTIAGQTAPGEGICLKNYSLQISADNIIIRYISTRMGDEKAYEGDAIWGRNQRNIIIDHCSLSWSTDECGSFYDNEAFTLQWCILSESLRISVHDKGTHGYGGIWGGQGASFHHNLLAHHDSRNPRMNGSRYTGRPDLELVDFRNNVIYNWGANSGYAGEGGSFNFVNNYYRSGPATNSSRQYQIFQPDADNGSNSNLSGTHGYFYVDGNYMHGSETVTQDNWQGINPSGNLRDADVKSEVEFAYGQITTHSAEDAFDRVLDHAGASLSRDIHDTRITNEARNGTTTYLGSTTGDTKPGLIDTQADVGGWSTYDSSTAPTDTDLDGMPDDWETTHGLDKDDASDRNLYDMSAFYTNVEMYLHSLVASLTEAQLSGGDTNYENNETPALLLVDTESDTTQHIELGEAIADIVLTWQNATGVSVTGLPEGITATDNPDEQTTTLSGTPTVEGIFTYWAKTAGNTANDSLSGTLTVQIILESPLAPNQAMLYPNPLHDSALQISTGTTQVIRSVHLVNQTGQVMLRQPGNHHSSMSLNLVLDAGIYFVLIQTDTEVITKKLILNP encoded by the coding sequence ATGAGAGCTATTTTACTAGGTATATTCATGTGCTGTACGATCGGTACTGCATCGAGTCAGATTATCAATACCCTCGCGCCAGCCTTTCCAGGTGCAGAAGGACACGGGCGGTTCACGACGGGAGGTCGTGGAGGTGAGGTCATCTACGTCACCAACCTCGACGACTCAGGAGACGGTAGTCTCAGAGAGGCCATCAAACAAAGCGGGCCACGTACTGTAGTATTCGCTGTATCGGGCATTATCGAACTACAGAGTGCACTCAAAATCACCAACGGTGACCTTACGATAGCTGGCCAGACAGCTCCTGGCGAGGGCATTTGTCTCAAAAACTACAGCCTGCAGATCTCTGCTGACAACATCATCATCCGCTACATCAGTACCCGCATGGGAGACGAGAAAGCCTACGAAGGAGACGCCATTTGGGGACGCAATCAGCGCAATATCATCATCGATCACTGTTCGCTCAGCTGGAGTACTGACGAGTGCGGTTCGTTCTACGACAATGAGGCCTTCACCCTACAGTGGTGTATCCTCTCAGAAAGTCTACGGATCTCCGTGCATGACAAAGGCACGCACGGCTATGGTGGCATCTGGGGTGGACAAGGCGCATCGTTTCACCACAACCTCCTCGCACATCACGACAGCCGAAACCCACGCATGAACGGCAGTCGATACACGGGCAGGCCTGACTTAGAGTTGGTCGATTTTCGAAACAACGTCATCTACAACTGGGGAGCCAACAGTGGCTATGCAGGCGAAGGCGGAAGCTTCAACTTCGTCAACAACTACTACAGATCCGGACCGGCGACCAACAGCAGTAGACAGTATCAAATCTTCCAACCTGATGCAGACAATGGCAGCAACAGCAACCTCAGTGGCACACATGGATATTTCTATGTCGACGGCAACTACATGCATGGTAGCGAGACCGTCACCCAAGACAACTGGCAGGGTATAAATCCCAGCGGAAACTTGAGGGATGCAGATGTCAAATCAGAGGTGGAATTTGCCTATGGACAAATCACCACACATAGTGCGGAAGATGCCTTTGATAGAGTTTTGGATCATGCTGGAGCAAGTTTGTCCCGTGACATACACGACACGAGGATCACAAATGAAGCGCGCAACGGTACGACCACATATCTCGGGTCTACTACAGGAGACACCAAGCCCGGACTCATCGATACACAAGCAGATGTCGGTGGATGGTCGACCTACGATTCGTCTACTGCACCGACGGACACTGACCTAGACGGCATGCCCGATGACTGGGAGACGACTCACGGACTGGACAAGGATGATGCTTCGGACCGGAATCTCTACGACATGAGTGCGTTCTACACCAATGTAGAAATGTACCTCCACAGCCTCGTAGCGTCCCTCACTGAGGCGCAGCTGAGCGGAGGAGACACCAACTACGAAAACAACGAAACACCTGCCCTGCTGCTAGTAGACACAGAGAGCGACACCACCCAACATATCGAACTCGGTGAAGCCATCGCCGATATCGTGCTCACGTGGCAGAATGCCACAGGTGTCTCTGTGACCGGCTTGCCCGAAGGTATCACTGCGACAGATAATCCAGACGAACAAACGACAACACTCAGCGGCACACCTACAGTAGAAGGAATATTCACCTACTGGGCCAAGACAGCAGGCAACACCGCCAATGACAGTCTATCGGGCACACTCACTGTCCAGATCATACTCGAATCACCGCTCGCTCCGAATCAAGCCATGCTCTATCCCAATCCCCTCCACGATTCGGCACTACAGATCTCCACAGGGACGACCCAAGTCATTCGCTCGGTACACCTTGTCAACCAGACTGGACAAGTGATGCTCCGACAGCCCGGCAACCATCACTCTAGCATGTCCCTCAACCTAGTGCTCGATGCTGGGATATACTTCGTACTAATCCAAACAGACACTGAAGTGATCACCAAAAAACTCATTCTGAACCCTTAG
- a CDS encoding glycoside hydrolase family 28 protein has protein sequence MIRLLTTALLLCCFAQSQGQPSETKAAIDGILSEISVPTFPSYTTKVTRFGAKGDSISDDHLAFAKAMAACKKKGGGTIVVPAGTYTLHGPIHFVSNVRLHLDQGAKIRFGSNPADYLPMVITSWEGTMLYNYSPMIYAYQAENIAITGEGTIDGEGHLWMDWKQKEQADKQHSRDMNHASTPITERQFGEGHYLRPQLLQFFDCKNILIEGIHVEDSPFWCLHMLRCSNITMRGLSYDAHNKNNDGIDLEYSRNVLIEDIDFNNADDNIAIKAGRDHEGRANSITPSENIVARNCRFQGLHALVVGSEMAAGVRNVYVQDCQASGYLKRGIYLKTNTDRGGYIQNIHMDRVSLLEVEDCFYITSNYHNEGSGEYPSQVSDIYISNVTCQSANQSAIVIQGHPDKKIKNIQLRNIKVKEAKYGLSITDALDVTLEEIIVGKDITAPTSVH, from the coding sequence ATGATACGACTCTTGACGACTGCCCTACTCTTGTGTTGCTTTGCACAAAGTCAGGGACAACCCTCCGAAACCAAGGCTGCCATAGACGGCATCCTCTCTGAGATCTCTGTACCGACATTCCCCTCCTACACCACCAAGGTGACGCGCTTCGGCGCAAAAGGTGACTCGATCAGTGACGACCATTTGGCATTCGCCAAAGCCATGGCGGCCTGCAAGAAAAAAGGAGGAGGCACCATCGTCGTACCTGCGGGCACCTATACCCTCCACGGACCGATCCACTTCGTGAGCAATGTCAGGCTACACCTTGACCAAGGCGCCAAGATTCGATTCGGTTCGAACCCTGCAGACTACCTCCCAATGGTAATCACGAGCTGGGAAGGTACCATGCTCTACAACTACAGCCCCATGATCTACGCCTACCAAGCCGAAAACATCGCGATCACTGGTGAGGGAACCATCGATGGAGAGGGACATCTGTGGATGGATTGGAAACAAAAGGAACAGGCAGACAAACAACACAGTCGTGACATGAACCACGCCTCCACTCCGATCACTGAGCGACAGTTTGGCGAGGGGCACTACCTCAGGCCACAACTCCTGCAATTCTTTGATTGCAAAAACATCCTCATCGAAGGAATACACGTCGAAGACTCACCATTTTGGTGCCTACACATGTTGCGATGCTCCAACATCACGATGAGAGGCCTCTCCTATGATGCACACAACAAAAACAACGACGGGATCGATCTAGAGTACAGCCGCAACGTACTGATCGAGGACATAGACTTCAACAACGCCGACGACAACATCGCCATCAAAGCAGGACGCGATCACGAGGGCAGAGCCAACAGCATCACACCCAGCGAGAACATCGTGGCGCGCAACTGCCGATTCCAAGGGCTGCATGCCCTCGTCGTGGGCAGTGAAATGGCCGCAGGCGTCCGCAACGTCTACGTCCAAGACTGCCAAGCCAGTGGATACCTCAAGCGTGGCATATATCTCAAAACCAATACCGATCGAGGTGGATATATCCAAAACATCCACATGGATCGAGTCAGTCTCCTAGAAGTCGAGGACTGCTTCTACATCACCTCCAATTACCACAACGAAGGCAGTGGCGAGTACCCCTCACAGGTCTCCGACATCTACATCTCCAATGTCACCTGCCAGTCCGCCAATCAATCGGCCATCGTAATACAAGGTCATCCAGACAAGAAAATCAAAAACATCCAGTTGCGTAACATCAAAGTCAAAGAAGCTAAATATGGGCTCAGCATCACCGATGCACTAGATGTCACTCTCGAAGAGATCATCGTCGGCAAGGACATCACTGCGCCTACGTCCGTTCACTGA
- a CDS encoding HAMP domain-containing sensor histidine kinase — translation MIRLRVAILFSFLTGLALLFFMSLVYFTSKDNMEDNFFDDLMDKANLEGEVLLEKDELAAEIYQEIILSHSVKLTEERLYVIPVSDTLGSIAEGVLEREVLRETLRHGEYRYYKDTQQWVSLFYTDNQGDFIILLTAVDDESEEELSDLVSSMLSGLVLTMIVQFLVGWFFAKNITFPIVTLAAQLKEINASKLSSRVVVSERNDEVRQLEVTLNEMLDRLEKGFDLQKKFLANASHELKTPLTIISGQSDVALQRTRTVEEYQGFLQVVMTETDKLAQIIADLIQLTEVSTGGSKYFEKASFRVEDVILELQAFMFRYLGQDRIKVNYESEEESYQLVGNKNWLIIAFSNIAKNALKFSDNQAVLLHIGFDTKGHTVSIAFEDRGIGIPKEDLPMIADPFFRAMNVGAIPGSGIGLSIVNEIVKLHEGQMHITSELGVGTTVRVVLPLAEG, via the coding sequence ATGATACGCCTGCGTGTAGCGATATTGTTTTCCTTTTTGACGGGGCTTGCTTTACTTTTCTTTATGTCCTTGGTGTATTTCACCTCTAAGGACAACATGGAAGATAATTTTTTTGATGACCTGATGGACAAAGCGAATCTCGAAGGGGAAGTGCTTTTGGAAAAGGATGAGTTGGCAGCAGAGATATACCAAGAGATCATTCTGAGTCATTCGGTCAAACTCACCGAGGAGCGGCTCTATGTTATCCCTGTGTCCGATACTTTGGGATCGATAGCTGAGGGCGTACTGGAGCGAGAGGTGTTGCGTGAGACGCTTCGTCACGGCGAGTACCGCTACTACAAAGACACGCAGCAGTGGGTGAGCTTGTTTTATACGGACAATCAGGGGGACTTTATTATTCTACTCACGGCGGTAGATGACGAGAGCGAAGAGGAACTGAGTGATCTAGTCAGCAGCATGTTGTCCGGGTTGGTTTTGACGATGATCGTTCAGTTTTTGGTGGGGTGGTTTTTTGCCAAGAACATTACCTTTCCTATCGTAACGCTAGCGGCTCAACTCAAGGAAATCAATGCCAGCAAGTTGTCCAGTCGTGTAGTGGTCAGTGAGAGAAACGATGAAGTTCGTCAGCTGGAAGTGACGCTCAACGAGATGTTGGACAGGTTGGAAAAGGGGTTTGACCTCCAGAAAAAATTTTTGGCGAATGCCTCTCACGAATTGAAAACGCCCCTCACCATCATTAGTGGGCAGTCGGATGTCGCACTACAGCGCACCCGGACGGTCGAAGAGTATCAGGGGTTTCTACAAGTGGTGATGACCGAAACGGATAAGCTAGCGCAGATCATAGCGGACCTGATCCAACTCACAGAGGTGAGTACAGGAGGGAGCAAGTACTTTGAGAAGGCAAGTTTTAGGGTCGAGGATGTCATATTGGAGCTGCAGGCTTTTATGTTTCGCTACCTCGGCCAGGACCGCATCAAGGTAAACTACGAAAGCGAGGAGGAGTCATACCAACTCGTAGGGAACAAAAACTGGCTGATTATCGCCTTTTCTAACATCGCTAAAAACGCCTTGAAATTTTCGGATAACCAAGCGGTCTTGCTTCATATCGGGTTTGATACCAAGGGTCATACGGTATCTATCGCCTTTGAGGATAGGGGGATAGGGATTCCGAAGGAGGATTTGCCCATGATTGCTGATCCGTTTTTTAGAGCCATGAATGTCGGTGCGATTCCAGGCTCTGGGATAGGACTGTCTATCGTCAATGAAATCGTCAAGCTACACGAAGGACAGATGCATATCACCTCTGAGTTGGGGGTAGGGACCACAGTCAGGGTCGTGCTCCCTCTCGCAGAAGGCTAA
- a CDS encoding response regulator transcription factor, with product MKILLVEDEVQVVSFLKMGLEEHGHSVSVALDGQSGFEMLVGHEYDLVLLDIMLPGINGMDFLRQAREKKMQTPIIMLTALGTTENVISGLETGADDYLVKPFKFEELIARMTAVTRRSATREKVVDDHILSFADIVVDDHLKSVKRNGEKINLTHTEYRLLCCLIRNKNRVLTREQLLNQVWGIDFELTTNVVDVYVNYLRKKIEKEAKDRIIHTVVGIGYVLKIEDI from the coding sequence ATGAAAATATTGCTTGTTGAGGATGAGGTGCAGGTGGTTTCATTTCTGAAAATGGGACTCGAAGAACATGGTCACAGTGTTTCAGTAGCTTTGGATGGACAGTCGGGGTTCGAGATGCTCGTGGGGCATGAGTATGATTTGGTGCTGTTGGATATCATGCTGCCAGGCATCAATGGTATGGATTTTTTGCGTCAAGCACGTGAAAAGAAGATGCAAACACCCATCATCATGTTGACTGCCCTAGGCACTACCGAAAACGTCATATCTGGATTGGAAACAGGAGCGGATGATTACTTGGTCAAGCCCTTCAAGTTCGAAGAACTGATCGCGAGGATGACTGCCGTGACACGACGTAGTGCTACCCGAGAGAAGGTAGTCGATGATCACATCTTGAGTTTTGCGGATATAGTGGTCGATGATCACCTCAAATCAGTCAAGCGCAATGGAGAAAAGATCAATTTGACCCATACAGAATATCGGTTGCTGTGTTGTTTGATTCGCAACAAAAACAGGGTGTTGACTCGGGAGCAACTGCTCAATCAGGTTTGGGGGATTGACTTTGAGTTGACGACCAATGTCGTAGATGTCTATGTCAACTACCTAAGAAAGAAGATTGAGAAGGAAGCGAAAGACCGCATCATTCATACTGTGGTGGGGATAGGTTATGTGCTCAAAATAGAGGACATATGA
- a CDS encoding glycoside hydrolase family 97 protein, producing MFKRKMIAWMAMIGLFYSCQPSVDTTSNQVSSPDGTLVLTVALSETGNASYSVTKDGTAVLETSQLGVRRQDGEFTAGLKLTATSESKSIKDSYTLKVGKRRDNQYLANQKVFTFANAQDQIMEVIFQLSDDGVAFRYHFLGEAGEQKFITDELTTFNLPNDARAWLQPCADAKTGWAQCNPSYEENYLMDISVNQASPTKAGWVYPALFKTGDNWVIISEAGLDKNYCATRLEPKSPEGEYKVGFPQDAEQIFDGELYPESTLPWYSPWRVLAIGSLKTVTESTLGTDVATPAIAGDFSWVEPGRASWSWVLLKDDMTNYPVSKQFIDYASDMGWEYCLIDALWDTQIGYEKIQELVDYAATKDVGLLLWYNSAGNWNETFQTPKDMMLTPESRMAEFKRIKEMGVKGVKIDFFGGDGQSVIEYYHEILTDAAEAGIMVNFHGCTLPRGWQRTYPNLVSMESIKGMEFITFDQKDADVAVPHCAMLPFTRNVFDPMDFTPVAFSEIPNIKRLSSNGFELALSVLFVSGVQHYAETAEGMQAVPEFVREAMRAVPVKWDETVFVDGFPGKQVVMARRSGKNWFIAGINGETEEKALTLDLSFVKGLQGTMINDGMTNRDLVQDQITVAEDGQLPIILKPNGGFLIQLSE from the coding sequence ATGTTTAAAAGAAAGATGATTGCATGGATGGCGATGATAGGATTGTTCTATTCTTGTCAGCCCTCTGTAGATACTACCTCCAACCAAGTCAGCAGCCCAGATGGCACGTTGGTACTGACGGTGGCACTATCCGAAACAGGGAATGCTAGCTACTCAGTAACCAAAGATGGCACTGCCGTCCTAGAGACATCTCAACTGGGTGTACGCAGACAGGACGGGGAATTTACTGCAGGACTGAAATTGACAGCTACATCGGAAAGCAAATCGATCAAGGATAGTTATACGCTCAAAGTAGGGAAGAGACGAGACAACCAGTATCTTGCCAACCAAAAGGTTTTCACTTTCGCGAATGCACAGGATCAAATCATGGAAGTGATCTTTCAACTCTCAGATGATGGAGTGGCTTTTCGTTACCATTTTTTGGGAGAGGCTGGAGAGCAGAAGTTCATCACGGACGAACTGACGACTTTCAATTTGCCAAACGATGCCCGTGCATGGTTGCAACCATGCGCAGATGCCAAGACGGGCTGGGCACAGTGCAATCCGTCTTATGAGGAAAATTACTTGATGGATATATCAGTGAATCAAGCCAGTCCTACCAAAGCAGGCTGGGTGTACCCTGCGCTGTTCAAGACAGGAGACAACTGGGTGATCATCTCCGAAGCAGGGCTGGACAAAAACTACTGTGCGACGAGACTCGAACCAAAATCTCCAGAAGGGGAGTACAAGGTAGGTTTTCCACAAGATGCAGAGCAGATATTTGATGGGGAGTTGTATCCTGAGTCGACTTTGCCATGGTATAGCCCGTGGAGAGTATTGGCGATTGGTTCGCTCAAGACCGTGACCGAGTCTACGCTGGGAACTGATGTCGCGACTCCTGCGATTGCAGGGGATTTCTCATGGGTAGAGCCAGGACGTGCCTCTTGGAGCTGGGTACTACTCAAGGACGATATGACCAACTACCCCGTATCCAAGCAGTTCATAGACTATGCCTCAGACATGGGCTGGGAGTACTGCCTCATCGATGCGCTCTGGGATACGCAGATCGGCTATGAAAAGATCCAAGAGCTGGTGGACTATGCAGCGACCAAAGACGTAGGCTTATTGCTGTGGTACAACTCAGCAGGCAATTGGAATGAGACTTTTCAGACCCCAAAGGATATGATGCTGACTCCTGAGTCTAGAATGGCAGAGTTTAAGCGTATCAAAGAGATGGGTGTCAAAGGAGTGAAGATTGACTTCTTCGGTGGAGACGGTCAGTCGGTGATTGAGTATTATCACGAGATATTGACGGATGCTGCAGAGGCGGGAATCATGGTCAACTTTCACGGCTGTACTTTGCCTCGTGGCTGGCAGAGAACTTATCCTAACCTCGTCTCTATGGAGTCGATCAAAGGGATGGAGTTTATCACTTTCGATCAAAAGGATGCAGATGTAGCAGTGCCACATTGTGCGATGTTGCCGTTCACTCGAAACGTATTCGATCCGATGGATTTCACGCCCGTGGCATTCTCGGAGATACCGAACATCAAACGTTTGTCCTCCAATGGTTTCGAATTGGCTTTATCGGTACTATTCGTGTCGGGTGTGCAGCACTATGCAGAGACGGCAGAGGGTATGCAGGCCGTTCCAGAGTTTGTGCGTGAGGCAATGCGCGCCGTACCTGTCAAATGGGATGAGACCGTATTTGTCGATGGATTCCCTGGCAAGCAGGTCGTGATGGCCCGTCGCAGTGGCAAGAACTGGTTCATCGCTGGTATCAATGGGGAAACCGAAGAAAAGGCGTTGACTTTGGATCTTTCTTTTGTCAAAGGACTCCAAGGAACCATGATCAATGACGGAATGACCAACAGAGACTTGGTGCAAGATCAAATCACTGTTGCTGAAGACGGCCAATTGCCAATTATTTTGAAACCCAACGGTGGTTTCTTGATTCAGCTTTCAGAGTAA
- a CDS encoding glycoside hydrolase family 3 C-terminal domain-containing protein — MKFVLYSLVMVFSCLSALGQSTETARESQIDSLIALMTLEEKVAMCHAQSKFSSPGVPRLGIPEIWMSDGPHGVRAEINWDNWGYAGWTNDSITAFPALTALASTFNPELSAAYGVAVGEEARYRKKDILLGPGVNIYRTPLNGRNFEYMGEDPYLASQMVVPYIQGVQQNGVAACVKHYALNNQELWRGHINVHVSDRALHEIYLPAFKAAVVEGEAWSIMGAYNQFRGQHCCHNELLLNDILKTDWGFDGVVVTDWGGAHDTKQAAEYGLDIEMGTWTNGLTASKALAYDNYFLASPFLNQIKAGDLSEDLVDDKVRRILRLMYRTSMDATKPLGRVNNAEHHAVARQVATEGIVLLKNEGDFFPIDPNQKLKIAVIGENATRQMTLGGGSSELKAQFEISPLQGLRERYREAEIVHSMGYASGAPAYGRALPSPYDADSLKAAALAVAKDADVVLFFGGLNKNHYQDCEGGDRLQYGLPFGQDELLHELAAVNANLGLVLISGNAVAMPWLPKVKGVMQGWYLGSMAGYALADVISGDVNPSGKMPFSIPKQLKDNAAHSFGEMSYPGDSIDQYYKEGILVGYRWHDTKKVTPQYAFGYGLSYTDFAVSAIKTDRTKYSLTDEITVSYAVTNTGKTAGAEVVQVYVGKPKSKVNRAKKELKGFDKITVEAGQSATGSLTIPVSDLAYYDEKSSDWKVESGSYVLYIGNASDQIQREIKVQIK; from the coding sequence ATGAAATTTGTTTTGTATTCATTGGTAATGGTTTTCTCATGCCTCTCCGCGCTTGGACAAAGCACGGAGACGGCACGGGAATCCCAAATTGACAGCCTCATCGCCTTGATGACGCTGGAGGAGAAGGTCGCGATGTGTCATGCACAGTCCAAATTCAGTTCGCCTGGAGTACCTAGACTCGGTATCCCCGAGATCTGGATGTCGGATGGACCACACGGTGTGCGTGCCGAGATCAACTGGGACAACTGGGGCTATGCCGGCTGGACCAACGATTCGATCACTGCATTTCCGGCGCTGACGGCTCTGGCTTCTACCTTCAACCCGGAGCTATCTGCGGCCTATGGAGTGGCTGTGGGTGAGGAGGCGCGTTACCGCAAAAAGGACATACTCCTCGGCCCTGGTGTCAACATCTACCGTACGCCGCTCAACGGGCGAAACTTCGAATACATGGGCGAGGATCCTTATTTGGCCTCCCAAATGGTGGTGCCTTATATCCAAGGGGTACAACAAAATGGAGTAGCTGCCTGTGTCAAACACTATGCGCTCAACAACCAAGAACTATGGAGAGGACACATCAACGTCCACGTGAGCGACAGAGCCCTGCACGAGATCTATCTGCCAGCTTTCAAAGCAGCAGTGGTAGAGGGCGAAGCTTGGTCGATCATGGGGGCATACAATCAGTTCAGAGGGCAGCACTGCTGTCACAACGAGCTGTTGCTCAACGATATTTTGAAGACAGACTGGGGCTTTGATGGTGTAGTAGTTACCGACTGGGGTGGTGCACATGACACCAAACAGGCTGCCGAGTACGGTCTCGATATTGAGATGGGAACTTGGACTAATGGCCTGACAGCTTCCAAGGCGCTAGCCTATGACAATTACTTCCTGGCGAGCCCGTTTTTGAACCAGATCAAAGCAGGTGATTTGTCAGAGGATTTGGTGGATGACAAGGTGCGTAGAATCCTACGTCTGATGTACCGCACCAGCATGGATGCGACCAAACCACTGGGCCGTGTCAACAATGCCGAGCATCACGCTGTGGCAAGACAAGTAGCGACCGAAGGGATCGTTTTGTTGAAAAATGAAGGAGACTTCTTCCCAATTGACCCCAATCAGAAACTGAAGATTGCCGTGATCGGTGAAAATGCCACTCGTCAGATGACGCTGGGTGGAGGCTCTTCGGAGCTGAAGGCGCAGTTTGAGATATCGCCTTTGCAGGGATTGCGTGAGCGCTATAGGGAGGCGGAGATTGTACACAGCATGGGGTATGCTTCGGGTGCGCCGGCTTATGGTCGTGCGTTGCCTTCTCCGTATGATGCGGACTCATTGAAAGCAGCTGCGCTAGCAGTGGCTAAGGATGCAGATGTCGTGTTGTTCTTTGGTGGGCTCAACAAGAACCACTACCAGGATTGTGAGGGCGGTGACCGTTTGCAGTATGGCTTGCCTTTCGGGCAGGACGAATTGCTCCACGAGTTGGCTGCTGTCAATGCCAACCTCGGGTTGGTCCTCATCAGTGGCAATGCAGTCGCCATGCCTTGGCTGCCAAAAGTGAAAGGCGTGATGCAAGGTTGGTACCTTGGCAGTATGGCTGGATATGCACTGGCTGACGTGATCAGTGGGGATGTCAATCCGTCGGGTAAGATGCCTTTTTCGATCCCGAAGCAGCTGAAAGACAACGCTGCGCATAGCTTTGGAGAGATGTCTTACCCTGGTGATAGCATCGATCAGTATTACAAGGAGGGTATTCTTGTGGGCTACAGATGGCACGATACCAAGAAGGTCACGCCGCAGTATGCTTTTGGGTACGGGTTGTCTTATACGGATTTCGCTGTGTCAGCGATCAAGACGGACCGGACAAAGTATAGTTTGACGGACGAAATCACGGTGTCTTATGCTGTCACGAATACCGGCAAAACTGCAGGTGCAGAAGTGGTACAAGTCTATGTCGGAAAACCTAAATCCAAAGTCAACCGAGCCAAGAAGGAATTGAAAGGCTTTGATAAAATCACAGTAGAAGCAGGGCAGTCTGCAACAGGCTCGCTGACGATACCTGTGTCCGATTTGGCTTACTACGACGAGAAGAGCTCAGATTGGAAAGTAGAATCAGGTAGTTATGTGCTTTACATTGGGAATGCTTCGGATCAAATCCAAAGGGAAATAAAAGTACAGATTAAGTAA